Proteins from a genomic interval of Phycisphaerae bacterium:
- a CDS encoding sulfatase yields MRRTVSSTGFHTICTVILVGMTATPLSRAQAKASERPNVLFIAVDDLRPDLACYGVKHIHSPNIDKLARSGTVFTRAYCQQAVCSPSRTSLLTGRRPDTTKVYDLQTHFRIHLPDVVALPQYFKQQGYHTQSMGKIYHGGLDDPQSWSVPSWFPKGQGYHKPESLRAIEETRSRLKAEGKLYKEEVVRRDEKTGTVLKIKRSGERVRGPAWEDPDVADNELADGMVADKAIEALRQIKDKTFFLAVGFYKPHLPFIAPAKYFDLYPAAGIRLAANPFPPKDVPHVALHDFGELRSYSDMPKVGPVSESKARELVRAYQAASSFTDAQIGRVLDELERLGLRDKTIVVLWGDHGWHLGEHGMWCKHSNFEVATRVAMIISAPKQKTAGKTTAALSEFVDIYPTLCELAGLPLPAGLEGTSLVPVMNDPDRPWKKAAFSQYPRQKVMGYSLRTDRYRYTEWVEPGQEPVGVELYDHQVDPDENLNLARLPENKELVVKLSKMLKDGWRAAKPE; encoded by the coding sequence ATGCGTAGGACCGTTTCGTCAACCGGATTTCACACTATCTGTACCGTGATCCTGGTTGGGATGACCGCTACTCCGTTGAGCCGGGCACAGGCCAAGGCAAGCGAGCGCCCCAACGTGCTTTTTATTGCGGTAGATGATCTTCGCCCCGATCTTGCCTGCTACGGGGTTAAGCACATTCATTCACCGAATATCGACAAGCTGGCTCGCAGCGGCACTGTGTTCACGCGGGCCTACTGTCAGCAGGCGGTGTGCAGCCCCTCGCGGACCTCGCTGTTGACCGGGCGACGGCCGGACACGACCAAGGTGTACGACCTGCAAACGCATTTCCGAATCCATCTGCCCGACGTGGTCGCGCTCCCGCAGTACTTCAAGCAGCAGGGATACCACACGCAGTCGATGGGCAAAATCTACCACGGCGGCCTCGACGACCCGCAGTCCTGGAGCGTGCCGTCGTGGTTTCCAAAGGGGCAAGGCTATCACAAGCCGGAATCGCTCAGGGCCATCGAAGAGACACGGTCACGTCTGAAAGCGGAGGGCAAGCTATACAAAGAAGAAGTCGTCCGGCGAGACGAAAAGACGGGAACCGTCCTGAAGATCAAGCGAAGCGGGGAACGAGTCCGTGGTCCGGCCTGGGAGGATCCCGACGTCGCGGACAACGAACTGGCTGACGGAATGGTTGCGGACAAAGCTATCGAAGCGCTGCGTCAGATCAAGGACAAGACTTTCTTCCTGGCCGTGGGCTTCTACAAGCCGCATCTGCCGTTCATCGCCCCCGCGAAGTACTTCGACCTGTACCCGGCCGCGGGTATCCGGTTGGCGGCCAACCCTTTCCCTCCGAAGGACGTGCCACATGTGGCGCTCCATGATTTCGGCGAGCTGCGTTCCTACAGCGATATGCCCAAGGTCGGGCCGGTGTCGGAGTCAAAAGCTCGCGAACTGGTACGCGCCTACCAGGCGGCCAGCAGCTTCACGGATGCTCAGATCGGGCGGGTGCTCGATGAACTCGAGCGGCTCGGGCTGCGCGACAAAACGATTGTTGTGCTGTGGGGCGATCATGGCTGGCACCTCGGCGAGCACGGCATGTGGTGCAAGCACAGCAACTTCGAGGTGGCCACGCGCGTGGCGATGATTATCTCCGCGCCGAAGCAGAAGACGGCCGGCAAGACGACCGCCGCCCTGTCAGAGTTCGTGGACATCTATCCCACGCTGTGCGAACTGGCGGGGCTGCCCCTGCCCGCGGGCTTGGAGGGAACCAGCCTTGTGCCGGTGATGAACGATCCCGATCGCCCGTGGAAGAAGGCCGCCTTCAGCCAATACCCGCGGCAGAAAGTCATGGGTTACTCGCTCCGGACCGACCGCTACCGCTACACCGAGTGGGTCGAGCCGGGCCAGGAGCCGGTCGGCGTCGAACTGTACGACCACCAAGTCGACCCGGACGAGAACTTGAACCTGGCGAGGCTTCCTGAGAACAAGGAACTCGTGGTCAAGCTGAGCAAGATGCTCAAGGACGGTTGGCGAGCGGCGAAGCCGGAATAG